A stretch of the Aphis gossypii isolate Hap1 chromosome 2, ASM2018417v2, whole genome shotgun sequence genome encodes the following:
- the LOC114126659 gene encoding protein couch potato isoform X4, with protein sequence MDAKPRELYLLFRAYEGYEGSLLKVTSKNGKTASPVGFVTFQTRAGAEAAKQDLQQGVRFDPDMPQTIRLEFAKSNTKVSKPKQPANANVTPNTHQGLMHPLTGHLGAPFFTGAPAELWHHPLAYADMPTAATATALQHAALVHPGLHPHPQQPTLTLGPHGLPFLPSPALPSPPNQQQPQPPCSTLFVANLGQFVSDHELKDIFAREYAGQKKLDNVNFTYTHMQLNNT encoded by the exons ATGGATGCCAAGCCACGTGAACTGTACTTGCTGTTTCGAGCATATgag ggttACGAAGGATCTCTGTTAAAAGTTACAAGCAAAAATGGCAAAACAGCTTCG CCAGTGGGTTTTGTTACGTTCCAGACACGAGCTGGCGCCGAGGCTGCTAAACAAGACCTTCAG CAGGGCGTCCGGTTCGATCCCGACATGCCGCAAACCATACGGCTAGAATTCGCTAAAAGCAACACGAAGGTTAGCAAGCCAAAACAGCCCGCCAACGCAAACGTCACGCCCAACACGCACCAAGGCCTGATGCACCCGCTCACTGGAC ATCTAGGCGCCCCGTTCTTCACCGGCGCTCCAGCTGAGTTATGGCATCATCCATTGGCGTACGCTGATATGCCGACCGCAGCCACGGCCACGGCTCTACAACACGCGGCTCTCGTCCATCCGGGGCTACATCCGCATCCTCAACAG CCGACGTTGACGCTGGGCCCACACGGCCTTCCGTTCCTGCCCTCCCCCGCACTGCCCTCGCCGCCCAACCAGCAGCAGCCCCAGCCGCCCTGTTCCACGCTGTTCGTCGCCAACCTCGGGCAGTTCGTGTCCGACCACGAGCTTAAAGACATTTTCGCCAG gGAGTATGCTGGCCAAAAGAAATTGGACAACGTCAATTTCACGTATACTCACATGCAGTTGAACAACACCTGA